In a single window of the Sander lucioperca isolate FBNREF2018 chromosome 19, SLUC_FBN_1.2, whole genome shotgun sequence genome:
- the LOC116066008 gene encoding beta/gamma crystallin domain-containing protein 1-like isoform X2 — protein MFTTYIKNLNDMVFSTSESPEEQQSTGVLGRIGSWLSPWRVKGPKSPTENAPPTSDQAVKSEGEEESEESVRLCAGEQWEEEKEQSSNPNPLCLPRDIFPCEEEDATQSAHRDGAVVSRTETAEGGPKKEEFVECRKKRVGQGKEREESSNGTSASGNLEKNASHLTHFSSSSEQGVVWDSEWAHTQLQAQRQAQAQTGRRLHVYLEETSVIHCGQNSCSGQEVVQTKVTKKNLKVLGKAKSSPGFDLNLSSTSAENKRTDVKRTYVRPAVEAQSYNSALVGVSLKSRKDSQSKPEPEEQTEADSMGRKNTARRKYRKNSQEDGADSSQEKVPPSAQPVPEGIPTSDNSVTSPQGKSPKTDMGESSVNSSSKHNPTPQASPEGAESKTSSSDTVQQLDNFQESNSVIAATLACVDGGTDMEDDDSLYKVERRTETPESKRRSMKVSQSEVKFFTKYVPLNPKQNPTGDTQELKAAFKNNEDEAKDKPKTEIDTRLHKLKKMNEEPKPVVGRLADKISLFERPAAKVSKQTFQTQRSADFVSSDQRSNSAERYGMARSSSASPIREKPMTIKERARNFTEASKTEDMAGLPQTPAMKGMKAMCVAVAASKSPELDHQGRLDTKEQIQEAKSEITLKPDGQDTTAVGVKISISKEQPTSSKTNDTVASKTADQGTKPNSVETNVSSKGPGDSAELTNSISPQSKGPSRTGSRSKRRKSREPTSPISPNSEKKQDCFTNKPELTAIKQQQVDDTEEGASAAKQVSLPSKKAQGNTSDKQIPETKTKQKAFKKELEVLDIQKKQLDSSFKKENIDKPVSRQEGLPEPSVNKDEPDTAVHSSETKTPIDKDPGILPQKEEKAGGHCPLFTQRRDKASKDSRETAASSPSPAVERPTETSSMEQEPPVERSKLDKELSMQSESKSKAKVSEANNKDTGQTLQPQNKDIELTNQAESKDVDKLEKVEGEKTNQAERKSKEKPQQLLHSEKNTTKAEVSDSRQGISGTEGKADERKNAERKDETQLVKAITKPETNQAEQVSQSSEKNLTSDLSAQKQHVGNTKTTHPEKAAVCAVTQTNEAVCVSKSEKGSSKEEKATHGPPELQTKAAESPETETGPVVIAEEPQPHSVEKTDNSPDDSCAHGANDAQFSSSKSITKATTAAEKVTVKAAGGTPALITAQTDKMSEKELSVKESTPISVSKSASSKGAGQDDEKETDKSVPSEVKVSGDVMKLALQCEELRKTKSTSDKTPLKGSEIIAQSPSDSAAFSSTVNVVKKTAEKTFHSPIDELSPVANGDIFPHQQLHTVKKELVNNKPSQTPKAPTSPQANKPIPDSTQRSTMKKLHLPRGLSKDDSATRQDAPSSWLDVDFPKRRLKVPVPKLSSSGSESNLLDTSGELDDDDFVEKIKKLCSPFSLPPRKHNQLRQPQPPFAMPAIREDRFEKTFDPEEFKFGLRKKNQFTVDTTPGLLAKLQNKETKSGLKPARASLADRSMLLSSLDTHSRLRDKTPVKDEEDVKEEKDDQVKVKSRLEGSCVLSSLTSSILRGKRNGFQTQAEGTNSGDVSPSEAPQLSPPPLTHPPPPSPTAAAPLKDTLALSNREEAQAVVSDSGPPLPSFNDIKLPDYLEKYLPREPVKPVQSIQGQQQFKTKVIEKMATPASGGEADLAVKPGPVLPDAVLPCFPEIPSIPSTLPELKQPSAQPQGRLSENIRTAKGFHKRPGKMVLFEKAQFSGQAHEIYRDVADATSLQLSPLISVKVVRGCWVLYEKPDFQGRSIALEEGGIELTNVWAEPGLETEPQNNPSMLIGSIRLAVWDYSLPHIDLFTEPEGRGRVTPYHNDTIETGSFGIPLSTASIQVHSGVWLVFSDPGFQGMIAVLETGEYPFPETWGFPSPFVGSLRPLKMGGFKVENPNEVKAVVYEKPGLEGFCLEIDSDVFSFCESEAIAADGANFDSTKLNSVGSLKIIGGLWVGYSEPGFEGQQHILEEGEYLDCSDWGGSEQLLSLRPILADFMSSHLKMFSNIQFGELGVNIDLTVPVINMDDTGYGMKTQSVDVMGGVWVVFEEPGFCGECYILEKGLYGSPEDWGALQPRVASVMPVVLDDFENTAKFKVQLFSEPGFQGSVLPLEDSVASLQDGVSVASCKVLAGSWLAFEGQDFTGRMYVLEMGSYPDLSAMGCVNASCSILSLQTVGFEFSLPSITLFERCGLWGKRVVLTDGSVNLQLAGGCTRVQSVLVEGGMWVLYEGINYRGPQILLKPGEVPDWRKFSSWQKIGSLRPLLQKRVHFRLRNRQTGLMMSVTGDLDDVKLLRIQETEETDEFEQIWFYQNGHLHCKLLEECCLSPSGSVTIAGSRVGLTPEPDNQIHLWSITPEGFISYTPTSDLVLDIKGGHHYDKNQVILQTLDPSKLQQRWDVEII, from the exons ATGTTCACAACCTACATAAAGAATCTGAATGATATGGTATTTTCTACG TCTGAGAGCCCTGAGGAGCAGCAGAGCACTGGGGTCTTGGGTCGTATCGGGAGCTGGCTTTCTCCATGGAGGGTAAAAGGTCCAAAGAGTCCCACTGAAAATGCCCCCCCAACCAGCGATCAGGCTGTTAAGtcagaaggagaggaggagagtgagGAGTCTGTGAGACTCTGCGCAGGGGAACAgtgggaggaggagaaggaacaGAGCTCCAATCCCAACCCACTCTGTCTCCCTAGAGACATTTTCCCCTGTGAAGAGGAGGACGCCACGCAGTCTGCCCACAGAGACGGCGCTGTTGTGAGCAGAACTGAGACAGCAGAAGGAGGTCCAAAGAAGGAGGAGTTTGTGGAGTGCAGGAAGAAGAGAGTTGGGCAGGgcaaggagagggaggagagcagTAACGGTACTTCAGCGAGCGGGAATCTTGAGAAGAATGCCAGTCATCTGACAcatttctcttcctcttctgaGCAGGGAGTGGTATGGGACTCTGAGTGGGCCCACACCCAACTTCAGGCCCAGAGACAAGCACAGGCCCAGACAGGCAGGAGGCTCCATGTGTACCTGGAGGAGACCAGTGTGATTCACTGCGGCCAAAACAGCTGTTCTGGACAGGAAGTTGTCCAAaccaaagtcacaaaaaagaacCTAAAGGTCCTCGGCAAAGCTAAGTCATCACCGGGTTTTGATTTGAACTTAAGTTCAACAAGTGCAGAGAACAAAAGGACAGATGTCAAAAGGACATATGTGAGGCCTGCTGTTGAGGCACAGAGTTATAACAGTGCCCTAgtgggagtgtcactgaaaTCACGCAAGGACTCGCAGTCAAAGCCTGAACCTGAAGAACAAACAGAGGCTGACAGCATGGGGCGTAAAAACACAGCCAGAAGGAAATACAGGAAGAACTCTCAGGAAGATGGAGCGGACAGCTCCCAGGAGAAAGTGCCTCCCAGTGCCCAACCTGTCCCAGAGGGAATCCCAACATCAGATAACTCAGTGACAAGTCCTCAGGGCAAAAGTCCAAAGACTGACATGGGAGAGTCATCTGTAAACTCCTCCTCCAAGCACAACCCCACCCCTCAGGCATCACCtgaaggagcagagagtaagACTTCCTCTTCCGATACAGTCCAGCAGTTGGACAATTTCCAGGAATCAAACTCAGTCATTGCAGCCACTTTGGCATGTGTTGATGGTGGCACAGACATGGAGGACGACGACAGTCTTTACAAAGTAGAAAGGAGGACAGAGACACCAGAGTCCAAACGCAGGAGTATGAAGGTTTCTCAAAGTGAGGTGAAGTTTTTTACAAAATATGTGCCTTTGAATCCAAAGCAAAATCCAACAGGAGACACACAGGAACTTAAGGCAGCGTTTAAGAATAACGAAGATGAAGCAAAGGATAAGCCCAAGACAGAGATTGATACCAG ACTACACAAGCTGAAGAAAATGAATGAGGAGCCTAAGCCAGTCGTTGGCCGCCTTGCGGATAAAATCAGCCTCTTTGAGCGCCCAGCAGCAAAGGTCAGCAAGCAGACCTTCCAAACCCAGAGGAGT GCAGATTTTGTGTCGTCAGACCAGAGATCAAATTCAGCTGAACGTTACGGCATGGCCAGGTCCAGCTCTGCGTCGCCCATCAGGGAGAAGCCGATGACGATCAAGGAGCGAGCGAGGAACTTCACAGAGGCATCTAAAACAGAGGACATGGCAGGGCTGCCTCAAACACCAGCTATGAAAGGAATGAAAGCTATGTGTGTTGCAGTTGCTGCATCAAAGTCACCAGAACTGGACCATCAGGGTAGACTGGATACTAAAGAGCAAATACAGGAAGCAAAGTCAGAGATAACATTAAAACCAGATGGACAAGATACTACCGCTGTAGGGGTAAAGATTTCCATATCTAAAGAACAACCAACGAGCTCCAAAACAAACGACACAGTGGCCTCGAAAACTGCAGATCAGGGTACAAAACCTAACAGTGTTGAAACTAATGTTTCATCTAAAGGGCCAGGTGATTCTGCAGAACTGACCAATAGCATTAGCCCACAGTCCAAAGGCCCAAGCAGAACAGGCTCCCGctctaaaagaagaaaaagtcgGGAACCAACCAGTCCCATCAGCCCaaatagtgaaaaaaaacaagattgcTTTACAAATAAGCCAGAGCTCACTGctataaaacaacaacaggTGGATGATACAGAGGAGGGTGCTTCTGCCGCCAAACAGGTCTCATTACCATCTAAAAAAGCCCAAGGAAATACATCAGACAAACAGATACCTGAAactaaaaccaaacaaaaagcaTTTAAGAAGGAATTGGAGGTGTTGGACATACAGAAGAAACAGTTAGATTCTTCATTTAAAAAGGAGAATATCGACAAACCGGTCAGCAGACAGGAGGGACTGCCTGAACCATCTGTCAACAAAGATGAACCTGATACTGCTGTTCATAGCAGCGAAACAAAGACGCCTATTGACAAAGATCCTGGTATTTTACCCCAAAAGGAGGAAAAGGCAGGGGGACACTGTCCCTTATTCACACAGAGGAGAGACAAGGCCTCCAAGGACAGCAGAGAAACGGcagcctcctccccctcccctgcGGTTGAACGACCTACTGAGACGTCTTCAATGGAGCAAGAGCCCCCTGTTGAACGTTCTAAATTAGATAAAGAATTGTCGATGCAATCTGAATCAAAAAGTAAAGCGAAAGTGAGTGAAGCGAATAATAAAGACACTGGGCAAACACTGCAACCCCAAAACAAGGACATAGAACTAACAAATCAGGCCGAGAGTAAAGATGTGGATAAATTAGAAAAGGTAGAGGGTGAAAAAACAAATCAGGCAGAGaggaaaagcaaagaaaaaccaCAGCAGCTCCTGCATTCAGAAAAAAATACCACAAAGGCCGAGGTTTCAGACAGCAGACAAGGTATCTCGGGGACAGAGGGTAAAGCCGATGAAAGAAAAAATGCTGAAAGAAAAGATGAGACACAGCTGGTCAAAGCCATAACAAAACCAGAAACAAACCAAGCCGAACAAGTCTCTCAGTCCTCAGAAAAAAACTTAACATCAGACCTTTCTGCTCAAAAACAACATGTTGGAAATACGAAGACAACACATCCCGAAAAGGCTGCTGTTTGTGCCGTCACCCAGACTaatgaggctgtgtgtgtgtctaagagTGAGAAAGGGTCATCAAAGGAAGAAAAAGCAACTCATGGGCCGCCTGAGTTGCAAACAAAGGCTGCAGAAAGCCCTGAAACCGAGACAGGGCCAGTAGTGATTGCAGAAGAACCACAGCCTCATTCTGTGGAAAAAACAGATAATTCACCAGATGACTCATGTGCACATGGAGCAAATGATGCTCAGTTCTCCAGCTCAAAGTCTATTACCAAAGCAACTACAGCAGCTGAGAAAGTCACTGTAAAAGCCGCTGGTGGCACTCCAGCATTGATAACTGCACAGACAGATAAAATGTCAGAGAAAGAATTATCTGTTAAAGAGTCTACTCCTATTTCTGTCTCTAAATCTGCAAGCAGTAAAGGAGCAGGGCAAGATGATGAGAAAGAAACTGACAAATCAGTGCCTTCGGAAGTCAAAGTCTCCGGAGATGTAATGAAACTAGCTTTGCAGTGTGAGGaattaagaaaaacaaagagCACAAGTGACAAAACTCCACTCAAGGGCTCGGAAATAATAGCACAGAGCCCCTCTGATAGTGCTGCCTTTAGCTCCACAGTTAATGTGGTCAAGAAGACAGCTGAGAAAACATTCCATTCACCAATAGATGAACTTTCACCTGTTGCTAATGGTGATATCTTCCCACATCAACAACTACACACAGTCAAAAAGGAACTGGTAAATAACAAGCCAAGTCAAACTCCAAAAGCACCCACTTCCCCACAGGCTAATAAGCCGATCCCAGACTCAACCCAGCGTTCAACCATGAAGAAACTCCATTTACCACGGGGACTAAGCAAAGACGATTCTGCAACACGACAAGACGCCCCCTCAAGCTGGCTGGATGTGGACTTTCCTAAACGGAGGCTTAAAGTCCCGGTGCCCAAACTGAGCTCTTCTGGAAGTGAGAGCAATCTTCTGGACACCTCTGGTGAACtagatgatgatgattttgtTGAGAAAATCAAGAAGCTTTGCTCCCCGTTCTCCCTCCCGCCACGTAAACACAACCAACTCCGGCAACCTCAGCCACCATTTGCCATGCCTGCCATCAGGGAGGACCGCTTTGAGAAGACGTTTGACCCCGAGGAGTTTAAGTTTGGCCTGAGAAAGAAAAATCAATTCACTGTAGACACAACCCCAGGCCTTTTGGCCAAGCTCCAGAACAAGGAGACAAAATCTGGCCTGAAGCCTGCCAGGGCTAGTTTGGCAGACAGGAGCATGCTGCTCAGTAGCCTGGACACTCACTCTCGCCTCAGGGACAAGACTCCTGTCAAAGATGAGGAAGATGTCAAGGAAGAGAAAGATGACCAGGTCAAGGTGAAGTCTCGCTTGGAGGGGAGCTGTGTCCTCAGCAGCCTCACCTCCTCCATCTTAAGAGGGAAGAGGAATGGATTTCAAACGCAGGCAGAGGGCACCAATTCTGGGGATGTGTCACCTAGTGAAGCCCCCCAGCTAAGCCCTCCACCTTTAACCCATCCACCCCCACCAAGCCCAACTGCCGCAGCTCCACTCAAAGACACACTGGCCCTGAGCAACAGAGAGGAAGCCCAGGCTGTGGTCAGTGACTCAGGCCCTCCACTTCCCTCCTTTAACGACATCAAGCTGCCGGACTATTTAGAGAAGTACCTCCCCCGAGAACCAGTGAAACCAGTGCAGAGCATACAAGGACAGCAGCAATTCAAAACTAAG GTTATTGAAAAAATGGCAACTCCAGCCTCCGGAGGTGAAGCAGATCTGGCTGTGAAACCAGGTCCGGTTCTTCCTGATGCTGTACTTCCATGTTTTCCTGAGATTCCTTCAATCCCTTCTACACTCCCTGAGCTTAAGCAGCCTTCGGCTCAGCCACAGGGAAGACTTAGTGAAAAT ATAAGAACTGCCAAGGGATTTCACAAGCGCCCTGGAAAG ATGGTGTTGTTTGAGAAAGCTCAGTTCAGTGGCCAGGCGCATGAGATTTACAGGGATGTAGCAGATGCTACTTCTCTGCAGCTATCACCTCTCATATCTGTGAAGGTTGTTAGAGGATG CTGGGTGCTCTACGAGAAGCCTGACTTCCAGGGACGCTCCATCGCCTTGGAGGAGGGAGGCATTGAATTGACAAATGTGTGGGCAGAGCCTGGGCTGGAGACAGAACCACAGAACAACCCATCAATGCTGATTGGCTCAATTCGACTTGCTGTCTGG GATTACAGCCTCCCCCATATTGATCTGTTTACTGAACCGGAAGGCCGCGGCAGAGTAACGCCTTACCACAATGACACAATAGAGACGGGCTCGTTTGGCATCCCACTGAGCACTGCTTCCATCCAAGTTCACTCTGGGGT GTGGCTGGTGTTCAGTGACCCGGGGTTCCAGGGCATGATAGCTGTGCTGGAGACAGGAGAGTACCCTTTTCCTGAGACCTGGGGCTTCCCATCACCCTTTGTTGGATCTCTTCGACCACTTAAAATG GGTGGTTTCAAAGTGGAGAATCCCAATGAAGTCAAG GCTGTGGTGTATGAGAAGCCTGGCCTTGAGGGCTTTTGTTTGGAAATCGACAGTGACGTTTTCAGCTTTTGTGAAAGTGAAGCCATTGCTGCAGATGGAGCAAACTTTGACTCAACAAAACTGAACTCTGTGGGTTCTTTAAAGATCATCGGAGGACT CTGGGTGGGCTACAGCGAGCCTGGATTTGAGGGCCAGCAGCACATCCTGGAAGAAGGAGAGTACCTGGACTGCAGCGACTGGGGAGGTTCAGAGCAGCTCCTGTCACTGCGACCAATACTGGCT GATTTCATGTCTTCGCACCTCAAAATGTTCAGCAACATACAATTCGGTGAGCTGGGCGTCAACATTGACCTGACAGTGCCTGTGATTAACATGGATGACACAGGCTATGGCATGAAGACGCAGTCAGTTGATGTCATGGGTGGCGT cTGGGTTGTGTTTGAGGAGCCGGGCTTTTGTGGTGAGTGCTACATCCTGGAGAAAGGCCTGTATGGAAGCCCGGAGGACTGGGGGGCGCTACAGCCCAGAGTTGCCTCAGTAATGCCTGTCGTGCTG GATGATTTTGAGAACACAGCCAAGTTTAAG GTGCAGCTTTTCTCTGAACCAGGTTTTCAAGGCTCTGTCCTCCCTCTGGAGGACAGTGTGGCATCCCTGCAGGACGGCGTCTCTGTTGCCTCGTGCAAGGTTCTGGCTGGAAG cTGGCTGGCATTTGAGGGCCAGGACTTCACTGGAAGGATGTATGTGTTAGAAATGGGGAGCTACCCAGACCTGAGCGCAATGGGATGTGTTAATGCGAGCTGCTCCATCCTGTCACTACAGACTGTTGGCttt GAGTTTTCACTGCCATCCATCACTCTGTTTGAGCGGTGTGGTCTGTGGGGGAAGAGGGTGGTTCTGACAGATGGATCAGTCAACCTCCAGCTGGCTGGAGGCTGCACCAGAGTCCAGTCTGTGCTAGTTGAAGGAGGCAT GTGGGTATTATATGAGGGAATCAACTATCGGGGTCCTCAGATTTTGCTGAAACCTGGTGAGGTGCCTGATTGGCGCAAGTTCAGCAGCTGGCAGAAAATTGGATCCCTCCGCCCTCTTTTACAG AAGCGAGTGCACTTCCGTTTAAGGAACAGACAAACGGGGCTCATGATGTCAGTGACCGGCGATTTGGATGATGTCAAACTGCTGCGGATCCAAGAAACAGAAGAGACTGATGAATTTGAGCAGATCTGGTTCTACCAGAATGGACATCTCCACTGCAAG ctgctggaggagtGCTGCCTGAGTCCCAGTGGTAGTGTGACAATTGCAGGAAGCCGCGTGGGTCTCACTCCAGAGCCTGACAACCAAATCCACTTGTGGAGCATCACCCCTGAGGGCTTTATCTCCTACACCCCCACCTCTGATCTGGTCCTGGACATCAAAG GGGGCCATCACTATGACAAAAACCAAGTGATTCTACAAACACTTGATCCAAGTAAACTACAACAAAGGTGGGATGTGGAGATTATATGA